In a single window of the Euleptes europaea isolate rEulEur1 chromosome 4, rEulEur1.hap1, whole genome shotgun sequence genome:
- the LOC130476851 gene encoding elongation factor 2-like, with amino-acid sequence MVNFTVDQIRAIMDKKSNIRNMSVIAHVDHGKSTLTDSLVCKAGIIASARAGETRFTDTRKDEQERCITIKSTAISLYYELSEHDLAFIKQSKDGSGFLINLIDSPGHVDFSSEVTAALRVTDGALVVVDCVSGVCVQTETVLRQAIAERIKPVLMMNKMDRALLELQLEPEELYQTFQRIVENVNVIISTYGEGETGPMGNIMIDPVIGTVGFGSGLHGWAFTLKQFAEMYVAKFAAKGEKSQLSATERAKKVEDMMKKLWGDKYFDPAAGKFSKSASSPDGKKLPRTFCQLILDPIFKVFDAIMNFKKEEASKLIEKLDIKLDAEDREKEGKPLLKAVMRRWLPAGDALLQMITIHLPSPVTAQKYRCELLYEGPPDDEAAMGVKNCDPKGPLMMYISKMVPTSDKGRFYAFGRVFSGIVSTGQKVRIMGPNYTPGKKEDLYLKPIQRTILMMGRYVEPIEEVPCGNIVGLVGVDQFLVKTGTITTFEHAHNMRVMKFSVSPVVRVAVEAKNPADLPKLVEGLKRLAKSDPMVQCIIEESGEHIIAGAGELHLEICLKDLEEDHACIPIKKSDPVVSYRETVCEESSQMCLSKSPNKHNRLYMKARPFPDGLAEDIDKGDVSSRQELKQRARYLAEKYEWDVSEARKIWCFGPDGTGPNILVDITKGVQYLNEIKDSVVAGFQWATKEGVLCEENMRGVRFDIHDVTLHADAIHRGGGQIIPTARRVLYASALTAQPRLMEPIYLVEIQCPEQVVGGIYGVLNRKRGHVFEESQVAGTPMFVVKAYLPVNESFGFTADLRSNTGGQAFPQCVFDHWQVLPGDPYDANSRPCQVVAETRKRKGLKEGIPPLDNFLDKL; translated from the exons ATG GTGAACTTCACGGTCGACCAGATCCGAGCGATCATGGACAAAAAGTCCAACATCAGGAACATGTCTGTGATTGCGCATGTCGACCACGGGAAGTCGACTCTCACGGACTCGCTGGTATGTAAAGCAGGCATCATCGCTTCGGCCAGAGCAGGCGAAACACGATTTACCGACACGCGGAAAGATGAACAGGAAAGATGCATCACCATCAAGTCTAC GGCCATTTCTCTGTACTACGAACTCTCCGAACACGACTTAGCCTTCATCAAGCAGTCCAAAGATGGCTCAGGCTTCCTCATTAATTTAATCGACTCCCCCGGGCACGTGGATTTCTCCTCCGAAGTCACGGCTGCACTTCGTGTCACCGACGGCGCTCTTGTGGTTGTCGACTGTGTTTCAG GGGTTTGTGTGCAGACGGAGACCGTCCTCCGCCAGGCGATCGCTGAGCGTATCAAGCCGGTGCTGATGATGAATAAGATGGACCGCGCTCTGCTGGAGCTGCAGCTGGAGCCGGAGGAGCTCTACCAGACCTTCCAACGCATCGTGGAAAACGTCAATGTTATCATTTCCACTTACGGAGAGGGTGAAACCGGACCCATGGGTAATATTATG ATCGATCCGGTCATCGGTACAGTCGGCTTTGGCTCCGGCCTGCACGGTTGGGCTTTCACTCTGAAGCAGTTTGCTGAGATGTACGTGGCCAAATTTGCTGCCAAAGGAGAAAAGTCTCAGCTCTCGGCAACAGAAAGAGCGAAGAAGGTGGAAGATATGATGAAAAAGCTGTGGGGAGACAA GTATTTCGACCCAGCAGCTGGGAAATTTAGCAAGTCAGCAAGCAGCCCTGATGGAAAGAAATTGCCGCGGACGTTCTGCCAACTTATCCTGGACCCCATTTTTAAG GTCTTTGATGCCATTATGAACTTCAAGAAGGAGGAGGCATCCAAGCTGATAGAAAAACTGGACATCAAGCTGGATGCTGAAGATCGAGAAAAAGAAGGGAAGCCCCTTCTTAAG GCCGTCATGCGTCGCTGGCTGCCCGCCGGAGACGCCTTGCTTCAGATGATCACCATCCACCTTCCTTCCCCGGTCACGGCCCAGAAATACCGCTGCGAACTGTTGTACGAGGGGCCTCCCGACGACGAAGCTGCAATGG GTGTGAAGAACTGTGACCCCAAAGGCCCTCTGATGATGTACATCTCCAAAATGGTCCCCACGTCCGACAAAGGTCGTTTCTACGCCTTTGGGCGAGTCTTCTCCGGCATCGTCTCCACCGGCCAGAAAGTGCGCATCATGGGCCCGAATTACACCCCGGGAAAGAAAGAAGATCTCTACCTAAAACCCATTCAAAG AACCATTTTGATGATGGGTCGTTATGTTGAGCCCATTGAGGAGGTCCCTTGTGGCAACATTGTTGGTCTAGTTGGTGTTGACCAGTTTTTGGTGAAGACGGGCACCATTACCACCTTTGAGCACGCCCACAACATGAGAGTGATGAAATTTAGTGTTAGCCCCGTGGTGCGTGTGGCAGTGGAAGCCAAAAACCCCGCCGACCTGCCCAAGCTAGTGGAAGGTCTAAAGCGTCTCGCCAAGTCTGACCCTATGGTCCAG TGTATTATCGAGGAATCCGGGGAGCACATAATCGCTGGGGCTGGCGAGCTGCATCTAGAAATCTGCCTCAAAGATTTGGAAGAGGACCACGCCTGTATCCCCATCAAG AAATCAGACCCGGTTGTATCTTACCGAGAGACGGTGTGTGAAGAGTCCAGCCAGATGTGCTTGTCCAAATCCCCCAACAAACACAACCGGCTCTACATGAAAGCCCGCCCATTCCCCGACGGGTTGGCAGAGGATATTGACAAAGGGGACGTCAGCTCCCGCCAAGAGTTGAAGCAGCGAGCCCGCTACCTGGCTGAGAAGTACGAGTGGGACGTGTCTGAGGCCCGGAAGATCTGGTGCTTTGGCCCTGATGGGACaggccccaatattttggtcgaCATCACTAAGGGTGTCCAGTACCTCAATGAAATCAAAGACAGCGTGGTGGCTGGATTTCAGTGGGCAACCAAAGAG GGCGTTCTTTGTGAGGAAAACATGCGAGGGGTTCGTTTCGACATTCACGACGTGACTCTCCATGCTGATGCCATCCATCGTGGCGGGGGCCAAATCATCCCCACGGCACGGAGGGTCTTGTACGCCTCAGCCCTGACCGCCCAGCCCCGACTAATGgaacccatctatcttgtagagATTCAG TGCCCAGAGCAAGTGGTTGGAGGCATCTACGGAGTCCTGAACCGGAAACGTGGCCACGTCTTTGAAGAGTCCCAAGTTGCTGGGACCCCAATGTTTGTGGTCAAGGCATATCTGCCTGTCAACGAATCTTTTG